The proteins below are encoded in one region of Phoenix dactylifera cultivar Barhee BC4 unplaced genomic scaffold, palm_55x_up_171113_PBpolish2nd_filt_p 000493F, whole genome shotgun sequence:
- the LOC103698024 gene encoding RNA-binding protein 24-B-like: protein MAAQPRQFQMGGGHAGGGDTTYTKIFVGGLAWETQRDTMHRYFEQFGEILEAVVITDKNTGRSKGYGFVTFKDPDSATRACQDRSPVIDGRRANCNLASTGTTHRTRPPNSQHGMAGRFRPVIGPSIAASMYHGSAATTSYFHQPAQYVYPYSVYGYSGGHSQESMYPMSYYSLYGGSGGQQHHQFSPYYAAAGPGSFQNFYPFYAQFSQDSQAQSGYGLHYPQMLQYPRLPQQYRAGILSMHPSTELTTGVTATAAVGSSSLQQLPGNTSAQKPSS from the exons ATGGCGGCGCAGCCACGACAGTTCCAGATGGGCGGCGGCCATGCTGGTGGAGGCGACACTACCTACACAAAGATCTTCGTGGGAGGCCTCGCCTGGGAGACCCAGCGCGACACCATGCACCGCTACTTCGAGCAGTTCGGCGAGATCCTCGAGGCCGTCGTCATAACCGATAAGAACACCGGCCGTTCCAAAGGCTACGGCTTT GTGACTTTTAAAGATCCTGATTCAGCAACAAGAGCATGCCAGGATCGATCGCCGGTGATCGACGGAAGGCGGGCTAATTGCAACCTGGCATCGACCGGCACCACTCACCGAACCCGGCCACCGAACTCCCAACATG GGATGGCAGGGCGGTTTAGACCTGTGATTGGACCCAGCATTGCTGCTTCTATGTACCATGGATCAGCTGCCACAACCTCTTACTTCCATCAGCCTGCCCAATATGTCTATCCTTATTCTGTTTATGG ATACTCTGGAGGACACTCACAAGAAAGCATGTATCCAATG AGCTACTACAGTTTGTACGGCGGCAGCGGAGGGCAGCAGCACCACCAGTTCTCTCCATACTATGCGGCTGCTGGGCCAGGGtccttccaaaatttttacccATTCTATGCTCAATTCTCGCAGGATAGCCAGGCACAGAGTGGATATGGGCTGCATTATCCACAGATGCTGCAATACCCTCGCTTGCCACAGCAATACAGGGCTGGGATCCTCTCCATGCATCCCTCCACAGAGCTGACCACCG GGGTGACTGCCACAGCAGCTGTTGGGTCCAGCTCTTTGCAGCAGCTGCCGGGAAACACCTCGGCGCAGAAGCCGTCGTCTTAA